Proteins co-encoded in one Capsicum annuum cultivar UCD-10X-F1 chromosome 9, UCD10Xv1.1, whole genome shotgun sequence genomic window:
- the LOC107853759 gene encoding alpha-crystallin domain-containing protein 22.3-like — MVSSSASPSREEWDNVIAFTGSASLEKAGPLVGSVDVAESMDEYLFRVSLPGVTRDEKVISCEVRPDWRILIKGESATGENTVCKHSMVFKMQTQNLCLPGEFTVSIQLPGPIDQLTSDCVFGTDL; from the exons ATGGTTTCTTCCTCTGCTTCTCCATCCAGAGAGGAGTGGGACAATGTTATTGCCTTTACTGGATCGGCTTCGTTGGAAAAGGCCGGTCCTCTTGTTGGATCTGTTGACGTCGCTGAATCCATGGATGAGTATTTGTTTCGTGTTTCACTCCCCGGTGTTACCAGGGATGAAA AAGTCATAAGCTGTGAAGTTAGACCTGATTGGAGAATTCTCATAAAAGGAGAGAGCGCGACCGGAGAGAACACGGTTTGCAAGCACAGTATGGTTTTTAAGATGCAAACTCAGAACTTATGCCTACCGGGTGAATTTACTGTTTCAATCCAGCTACCAGGTCCAATTGATCAACTAACCTCAGATTGTGTTTTTGGAACTGATTTATGA